In a genomic window of Mageeibacillus indolicus UPII9-5:
- the tsaE gene encoding tRNA (adenosine(37)-N6)-threonylcarbamoyltransferase complex ATPase subunit type 1 TsaE, whose protein sequence is MGKNNSVKIYTAYSDSPATTARLASEVALAMPINSVLSLDGDLGAGKTAFVRGFAAARGVEVDRISSPTFTLMHVYDAACGLKVYHFDVYRLGSAAEFARNGLTEYFTAGGICLIEWAAMIKSVLPDNCWKLCITKIDAAYSSESQMADFLLGKNRTEIDLSGPDSKRRLSLAVPDDIIPSVLPGWYKEVS, encoded by the coding sequence GTGGGTAAGAATAATTCAGTTAAAATATATACGGCTTATAGTGACTCTCCTGCGACAACAGCTAGGTTGGCGAGCGAGGTAGCACTAGCAATGCCAATTAATTCAGTGTTATCTCTAGACGGCGACCTTGGTGCCGGCAAGACTGCTTTTGTGCGTGGATTTGCTGCTGCAAGAGGCGTCGAGGTTGACAGAATCAGCAGCCCGACATTTACTTTGATGCATGTTTATGATGCCGCGTGTGGCTTAAAAGTTTATCATTTCGATGTCTATCGGCTTGGCTCGGCGGCAGAATTTGCACGTAACGGCCTGACTGAGTATTTTACCGCCGGTGGAATTTGTTTGATTGAATGGGCTGCGATGATCAAAAGTGTTTTACCGGATAACTGCTGGAAACTGTGTATAACCAAGATTGATGCTGCATATTCATCTGAAAGCCAAATGGCGGATTTTTTGCTCGGTAAAAATAGAACAGAGATTGATTTATCGGGACCTGACAGTAAGCGGCGACTCAGCTTGGCTGTTCCGGATGACATTATTCCGTCGGTTTTGCCGGGGTGGTATAAGGAGGTTAGCTAA
- a CDS encoding ATP-binding protein, producing MDKALEINVNGRRQLVGRKDLRHSLATVLSDGRLRVVLLSGPPGSGKHVTALAAARYLLCSEAYAKNTDLTVCENCSDCRYTASSTHPDLLDFYPTDQEKLIKTERVRAEICAEMPLSSRRGGRRIFIIPADYLNETSQNVLLKSLENIPDLTYVILTASHSEAVLVTLRSRCTLFRMPRLTETEMRELLSIYAIEIPELTEFRRIIGFADGNPGRVLDACSNDDFLPMQRETMHMLDDLGHLDYGHLIIKYGDWLATHDFHLFADLLRYEVAEIIKNRFQVNIPDNEKVQDGFSLHGDSVGRLNCSIDSLKKILNYIEDTESAIAGNVNTEIAFTRLILVLRKELINA from the coding sequence TTGGATAAGGCCTTAGAAATAAATGTTAATGGACGCCGACAACTTGTCGGCAGGAAAGATTTACGACATAGTTTGGCGACCGTATTGAGCGATGGACGCTTGCGAGTTGTGCTTTTGAGCGGCCCGCCAGGAAGCGGAAAGCATGTCACGGCTTTGGCCGCGGCACGTTATTTGTTGTGTTCAGAAGCTTATGCTAAAAACACCGATTTAACCGTTTGCGAAAATTGCTCTGACTGCAGATATACGGCTAGTTCCACTCACCCGGATTTATTGGATTTTTATCCGACTGATCAGGAAAAACTTATAAAGACGGAACGGGTACGAGCTGAAATATGTGCCGAGATGCCACTTTCATCTAGACGTGGGGGACGGCGAATTTTTATTATTCCGGCTGACTACCTAAATGAAACATCACAGAATGTTTTACTTAAAAGCCTTGAAAACATTCCTGATTTGACCTATGTTATACTAACCGCTTCTCATTCTGAGGCTGTTTTGGTAACCTTAAGATCTCGTTGTACTTTGTTCAGGATGCCGCGATTGACAGAAACTGAAATGCGTGAACTCTTGAGTATATATGCAATCGAGATCCCTGAATTAACCGAGTTCAGACGGATTATCGGTTTTGCTGACGGTAATCCCGGTCGAGTGCTGGATGCATGCAGTAATGATGATTTCTTGCCCATGCAACGCGAAACAATGCATATGCTGGATGATCTGGGACATTTGGACTACGGTCATTTGATCATAAAATATGGAGATTGGTTGGCAACTCATGACTTTCATTTGTTCGCTGACTTACTGAGATATGAAGTTGCCGAAATAATTAAAAATCGTTTTCAGGTGAATATACCAGATAATGAGAAAGTACAGGATGGTTTTTCGCTCCATGGAGATTCCGTGGGACGATTGAATTGTTCTATAGATAGTTTGAAAAAAATTTTAAACTATATTGAAGATACCGAGTCGGCTATAGCCGGCAATGTAAATACGGAAATAGCATTTACACGCCTGATCTTAGTGTTGAGGAAGGAGTTAATTAATGCCTAA
- the rsmI gene encoding 16S rRNA (cytidine(1402)-2'-O)-methyltransferase — translation MNKDANKIEKILAKLSERFLTLGAGMVNKGELYIVGTPIGNLNDLSPRALVTLAQVDVIAAEDTRHTAMLLAAFDIHNCLISYHEHNMHKVGGKIIDLLTEGKSVALVTDAGMPAISDPGQELCALCHVNHIKVNTVPGPTAVASAAAASGLVKGEFYFATFLPADGKMRKSALAKIMRKDEPVIMYESPHRLANTLNDLVKAGLGDCELCIARELTKIHESVRITTPAAALEELSLDPVNGKGEFVLVLANPSSYLAQTTASEEVIESQAEREVLLRKKAEVYLHSKIGLKQAARELAAEFGLKTNVAYDLLLEIKSRDMV, via the coding sequence ATGAACAAAGATGCAAACAAAATTGAAAAAATATTAGCTAAACTAAGCGAACGCTTTTTAACTCTGGGTGCCGGAATGGTGAACAAAGGGGAACTTTATATCGTGGGCACGCCTATTGGAAATCTTAACGATTTGAGTCCGCGTGCGTTGGTAACCTTAGCTCAGGTGGACGTGATTGCTGCCGAAGACACCAGGCACACGGCAATGTTGCTGGCAGCTTTTGATATTCATAATTGCCTCATCAGCTATCATGAACATAATATGCATAAAGTCGGCGGTAAAATTATTGATCTATTGACAGAAGGCAAAAGCGTGGCTTTGGTTACCGATGCAGGTATGCCGGCCATATCTGATCCGGGACAGGAATTGTGCGCTCTATGTCATGTTAACCATATCAAGGTTAATACGGTTCCTGGCCCGACGGCAGTGGCTTCGGCTGCCGCCGCATCAGGATTGGTAAAAGGTGAATTTTATTTTGCTACATTTTTGCCGGCAGACGGAAAAATGCGCAAATCTGCTTTGGCAAAAATTATGCGCAAGGATGAACCAGTAATTATGTATGAATCGCCGCATCGTTTGGCTAATACCTTAAATGACTTAGTAAAGGCGGGGCTTGGTGACTGTGAGCTTTGCATAGCGCGTGAACTTACCAAAATTCATGAAAGCGTCAGGATAACTACACCTGCTGCAGCATTGGAAGAACTTAGTTTGGACCCTGTAAACGGTAAAGGAGAATTTGTTTTGGTGCTGGCAAATCCGTCAAGTTATCTGGCTCAAACTACAGCCTCGGAGGAAGTGATTGAAAGCCAAGCGGAGCGTGAGGTGCTGCTTAGAAAAAAAGCTGAGGTTTATTTGCATTCGAAAATAGGTTTGAAACAAGCAGCACGAGAATTGGCAGCTGAATTTGGACTTAAAACGAATGTGGCTTATGATCTTCTACTCGAAATTAAATCACGAGATATGGTATAA
- the rpsI gene encoding 30S ribosomal protein S9, which translates to MAKGKNEFFYGTGRRKNAVACVRVFPGNGKITINGKDIDQYFGLETLKLIVRQPLAETNTQGQFDLAIKAVGGGLSGQAGAIRHGLARALVKADAEAYKDTLKKAGFLTRDSRMKERKKYGLKKARKASQFSKR; encoded by the coding sequence ATGGCAAAAGGTAAAAACGAATTTTTCTACGGCACCGGTCGCCGTAAAAATGCGGTTGCTTGTGTTCGAGTATTTCCTGGCAACGGCAAAATAACTATCAATGGTAAGGATATTGACCAATATTTTGGGTTGGAAACCTTAAAACTCATCGTTCGTCAACCGCTAGCAGAAACCAACACCCAAGGCCAATTTGATTTGGCGATTAAGGCTGTTGGAGGCGGTTTGTCCGGTCAGGCTGGGGCCATCCGTCACGGGTTGGCTCGCGCATTGGTAAAAGCCGATGCGGAAGCTTATAAAGATACGCTGAAAAAAGCCGGTTTCTTAACACGTGATTCACGTATGAAAGAACGTAAAAAATACGGCTTAAAGAAGGCGAGAAAAGCCTCCCAGTTCTCAAAACGTTAA
- a CDS encoding tRNA1(Val) (adenine(37)-N6)-methyltransferase gives MDDLSINFYPKTETLEDLGRGGLRLIQPRNKFRFGQDSVVLAYFAAINTTASKNLKVADLCAGSGVIGLLYAARCRQVPVLTVAVEHDPEMFSVLERNACLNARYNILPVHANLAEDVESWQVDQKHKVTPGDFKHSFQVVLVNPPYSHINKNKFIENDMARHEITGDLHAYLKAAVNLLRPLGQLFICFRPERLDELLLAAANLSLRATLIRPVQAFPDSKPKVFLAKFRWQGRANSLKWQPTLYTGDGHVKSYPTTDDGGIFSEFASIYTGGSCLKSEEMQQNIKVIDALI, from the coding sequence ATGGATGATTTGAGCATTAACTTTTATCCGAAAACGGAAACTTTAGAGGATCTTGGCCGTGGCGGGTTGCGCTTGATTCAGCCGCGCAATAAGTTTCGCTTCGGGCAAGACAGCGTTGTTCTGGCTTATTTTGCCGCAATCAACACCACGGCAAGTAAGAACCTGAAAGTAGCCGATCTTTGCGCTGGCAGTGGTGTGATAGGTTTGCTGTATGCTGCAAGATGCCGGCAAGTGCCAGTTTTGACGGTGGCTGTTGAACATGACCCTGAAATGTTCAGTGTTTTAGAACGCAACGCTTGCCTCAACGCGCGGTACAATATTTTGCCTGTACATGCTAACTTGGCTGAAGATGTTGAAAGTTGGCAAGTTGACCAAAAACATAAGGTGACTCCTGGCGATTTCAAACATTCGTTTCAAGTGGTACTCGTCAATCCGCCATACTCTCATATCAATAAAAATAAATTTATTGAAAATGATATGGCTCGACATGAGATCACCGGTGATTTGCATGCCTACCTTAAAGCGGCGGTCAATCTGCTAAGACCTTTGGGACAGCTTTTTATTTGTTTTCGACCTGAACGCCTTGATGAATTGTTGCTAGCCGCGGCGAATTTAAGTCTGCGTGCTACTTTGATCAGGCCGGTACAGGCTTTCCCAGATAGTAAACCCAAAGTTTTTTTAGCTAAATTCAGGTGGCAAGGAAGAGCGAACAGTTTGAAGTGGCAGCCGACGCTTTACACAGGTGACGGACATGTTAAATCTTATCCGACGACCGATGATGGCGGGATTTTCAGCGAATTTGCTTCAATTTACACCGGAGGTTCCTGTCTTAAAAGTGAGGAAATGCAGCAAAATATCAAGGTAATTGATGCATTAATTTAA
- the rplM gene encoding 50S ribosomal protein L13: MSTFVATPANVTKKWYLVDAKGKTLGRLASEIAKILSGKNKPEYSPAMDTGDYVVVINAGEIKFTGKKLNHKLYRYHTGFPGGLKEVQYSELMAKKPTKALELAVKGMLPKNSLGRQMFKKLHLYAGAEHDQTAQKPEVLDIKA; this comes from the coding sequence ATGAGCACATTTGTAGCCACTCCGGCTAATGTTACTAAAAAATGGTATCTGGTTGACGCTAAAGGTAAAACTTTAGGACGTTTGGCCAGTGAAATCGCGAAAATCCTCTCAGGTAAGAATAAACCTGAGTATTCACCGGCTATGGACACGGGAGATTATGTAGTTGTTATCAATGCGGGCGAAATTAAGTTTACAGGTAAGAAACTTAATCACAAACTGTATCGCTATCATACCGGTTTCCCGGGTGGACTTAAAGAAGTTCAATATAGCGAATTGATGGCAAAGAAGCCTACGAAAGCATTGGAGTTGGCAGTTAAGGGCATGTTGCCTAAAAACAGCTTAGGACGTCAAATGTTTAAAAAGTTGCATTTATATGCCGGAGCTGAGCATGACCAGACCGCTCAAAAACCGGAAGTTCTGGATATTAAAGCTTAA
- the tsaB gene encoding tRNA (adenosine(37)-N6)-threonylcarbamoyltransferase complex dimerization subunit type 1 TsaB → MYILSGNTATSDASTALWLDGKVIGEINLSLDLTHSETFFPTLEQLLSLTRVKLSDIDAFACVIGPGSFTGIRIGVAGMKMIASALKKPVMPVDSLTAIAVNYAPYFRDEILATALNARNGRIFAAAYLSGQRITEPVAVDASAWLNDLSRKNGTKKINLLIDNAWPELLASLPDNVQVANFAATIHAGAVAEIAASMLKQGEKGDPNQLLPLYLVPSQAERLANV, encoded by the coding sequence ATGTATATTTTATCAGGAAATACGGCTACTTCTGACGCTTCAACGGCTTTGTGGCTTGACGGTAAGGTTATCGGCGAGATTAATTTGTCACTTGATTTGACGCATTCAGAGACCTTTTTCCCAACTTTGGAACAATTGTTGAGCTTGACCAGGGTAAAACTGTCCGATATAGATGCTTTTGCTTGTGTAATTGGTCCTGGCTCATTTACCGGTATACGAATTGGCGTAGCAGGTATGAAAATGATAGCTTCAGCCTTAAAAAAGCCAGTCATGCCAGTTGATTCATTGACGGCTATCGCGGTTAATTATGCGCCATATTTCCGCGATGAAATTTTAGCGACGGCTCTAAACGCTCGAAACGGGAGAATTTTCGCGGCTGCTTATTTGTCAGGGCAGAGAATAACTGAACCGGTTGCTGTGGATGCTTCAGCGTGGCTTAACGATCTCAGCCGTAAAAATGGAACAAAAAAAATTAATTTGCTTATTGATAATGCTTGGCCGGAACTTCTTGCTTCTTTACCTGATAATGTTCAGGTCGCCAATTTTGCAGCGACCATTCATGCCGGAGCTGTAGCCGAGATTGCCGCATCAATGCTTAAGCAGGGTGAGAAGGGTGATCCAAATCAGCTGTTACCTTTGTATTTAGTTCCATCTCAAGCGGAGCGACTGGCAAATGTTTAA
- a CDS encoding DUF362 domain-containing protein — MAYKISDMCISCGTCEMECPTSSISAGDTQYIINPETCIDCGACEGACPVGAISAE; from the coding sequence ATGGCATACAAAATTTCTGACATGTGCATTAGTTGCGGAACCTGTGAAATGGAATGCCCAACTTCATCCATTTCGGCCGGTGACACTCAATATATTATAAATCCGGAAACTTGCATAGACTGCGGTGCCTGTGAAGGTGCTTGTCCGGTAGGTGCAATTTCGGCTGAGTGA
- a CDS encoding YfhO family protein, with product MFKRKPTDNDYSSKVNAMFAGPVSVNSPETNESDTGAIKKADTSPESGESSMPNNIASSLDEQANSAEPESEPTDALKYTCSQDAIKTFLTMSRKKGKVSRILPPQLAHLDRHSFAWKRDWLVVIGSFLLPMIIVALAYISQGFYPFGDKSPLTVDLYHQYAPFISALRYKILHGETLWYSWQGGLGYNFFATFAYYLSSPLNFLAALIPLSALPEFVTFLQIIKIGLCGLSMALMLRIGVAQTKADKAREALLDQDSEELADLLPPGGYLNNENAEYFEDGAFCLTRGEKNARKQRYRRKEALAIARENRNFDSQNYAVFIGAILYALSGYIMSYSWNIMWLDVLAVFPLVILGVNRLINYGRFTLFALSLAACILLNYYVSFFVCLFCIVYFFFYLFSTQRGYDFAGLKKPRIALLRCFQMLFASLLAGGISAFLIWPVYEALQNTSAVKDAWPQGLNFSFSLLEFMTRHLIGSSVNIRSGLPNIYSGVPVLLALPLFVTCRKIRPAEKIAAVIVSFFLFLSFNANVLNFIWHGMHYPNQLPHRFAFVYILFMIVLLFRVFQYIKDMSAKAIAVSGGLAVINLLISEVVLSNKISHATIYLNLIFIVIYTVVLLSGANLHIPLRTCATLMVIILIGELAINTLLQTNDIAQHEYYTSSSAYTADISPVNKIVREISTDDSDFYRVAMTKRQTSDDPALYNFKGLSIFSSTVGADIAKTMRQLGYHGNNINSYIQDQATAVTDMLFGVRYLIRKETIPDNTLSRLTLNATTDLNGEFQAYKRNYDLPIGYVVDRKIVNWEPQSDSALVNQNSLLKTMTGIERPVLVGQRLTVENKDNYKEEGLINGMEGLALNPITAAGSGKVKLHLKAEMAGQLYVYVNSPAKVTVACELAKTKQGQSTVINLPQILDFGNVEKDDKVTITLTSDEKKTQKIQIWAAVMNEEALAENNRQLQDSGLKVVSYKSNQIKGTVETLSNGQLFFAIPYDNNWQVKLDGHIQPAVKAAGGFLSVAVNSGKHEVELEYLPRNFNYGAIISASSIVILLFASIISASIRKRREEEE from the coding sequence TTGTTTAAGAGAAAACCTACTGATAATGATTATAGTTCAAAAGTTAATGCTATGTTTGCAGGACCTGTTTCTGTGAACTCTCCGGAAACGAATGAAAGTGACACTGGGGCAATAAAAAAGGCCGACACCTCACCGGAAAGTGGGGAAAGTTCCATGCCGAATAATATAGCTTCATCTTTGGATGAACAGGCAAATAGCGCGGAGCCTGAGTCCGAGCCTACAGATGCCTTGAAATACACATGTTCACAAGATGCTATAAAAACATTTCTCACGATGTCAAGGAAAAAGGGCAAGGTTAGTAGAATTCTGCCTCCTCAGTTGGCACATTTGGATCGCCATAGTTTTGCATGGAAACGCGATTGGCTGGTAGTTATCGGCTCATTTTTGCTTCCGATGATCATCGTTGCATTGGCTTACATCAGTCAAGGATTTTATCCATTCGGTGATAAGTCACCTTTAACTGTTGATTTGTACCATCAATATGCCCCATTTATCAGCGCATTACGCTATAAAATTTTACATGGTGAGACATTGTGGTACAGCTGGCAGGGTGGTCTCGGTTATAACTTTTTTGCTACTTTTGCTTATTATTTAAGCAGCCCGCTTAACTTTTTGGCCGCTTTGATCCCGTTAAGTGCCTTGCCGGAATTTGTTACTTTTTTGCAAATTATAAAAATAGGACTTTGTGGTTTAAGTATGGCGTTAATGCTGCGCATAGGCGTGGCTCAAACCAAGGCTGACAAGGCTAGAGAGGCTTTGCTCGATCAGGACAGCGAGGAATTGGCGGATCTGCTTCCACCAGGTGGTTATTTGAATAATGAAAATGCGGAGTATTTTGAGGATGGTGCTTTTTGTCTTACCAGAGGCGAAAAGAACGCACGTAAGCAAAGGTACAGGCGCAAAGAGGCTTTGGCAATTGCCCGGGAAAACCGTAACTTCGATTCACAAAATTATGCCGTGTTTATTGGAGCTATCTTATACGCCTTGTCCGGTTATATTATGAGCTATTCTTGGAACATTATGTGGCTGGACGTACTGGCCGTTTTCCCGCTAGTCATTTTAGGTGTTAACCGATTGATCAACTATGGCCGGTTTACTTTGTTCGCGCTCTCACTGGCGGCCTGCATTTTGCTCAATTATTATGTATCATTTTTCGTTTGCCTATTCTGTATAGTTTATTTTTTCTTTTACCTTTTTTCGACGCAACGCGGCTACGACTTCGCCGGCCTGAAAAAACCTCGTATCGCATTGCTGCGTTGTTTCCAGATGCTGTTCGCGTCTTTGCTTGCCGGTGGCATATCCGCCTTTTTGATTTGGCCAGTTTACGAAGCTTTGCAAAATACTTCTGCAGTTAAAGACGCTTGGCCGCAAGGTCTTAATTTCAGTTTCAGCTTACTGGAGTTTATGACTCGCCATTTAATCGGTAGTTCGGTAAATATTCGTTCTGGTTTGCCCAATATCTATTCCGGAGTTCCGGTATTACTCGCTTTGCCGTTATTTGTAACCTGTCGTAAAATTAGGCCGGCAGAAAAAATTGCAGCTGTAATTGTCAGCTTTTTCCTCTTTTTGAGTTTTAATGCCAATGTTCTTAATTTCATTTGGCATGGTATGCATTATCCAAATCAACTGCCGCACCGCTTTGCCTTTGTATATATTTTATTTATGATTGTTCTGTTGTTCAGGGTCTTCCAGTACATAAAGGACATGTCGGCTAAAGCGATTGCCGTTTCGGGAGGATTGGCCGTAATCAATTTACTTATATCAGAGGTCGTTTTGTCTAATAAAATTAGTCATGCAACGATTTATTTGAATTTGATCTTTATTGTTATTTATACTGTGGTATTACTGAGTGGAGCCAATTTGCATATACCACTACGCACCTGCGCAACTTTGATGGTTATAATTTTGATAGGTGAATTGGCAATTAACACGCTGTTGCAAACAAACGATATTGCTCAACATGAATATTACACATCAAGTTCGGCGTATACGGCTGACATTTCGCCGGTTAATAAAATCGTTAGGGAAATATCTACGGATGATTCTGATTTTTATCGTGTGGCTATGACGAAACGACAAACTTCGGATGACCCGGCTCTATATAATTTTAAAGGACTATCAATATTTTCTTCTACTGTCGGAGCTGACATTGCCAAAACAATGCGGCAGCTCGGTTATCATGGCAATAACATTAACAGTTATATCCAAGATCAAGCTACGGCTGTCACGGACATGCTTTTTGGCGTGCGTTACTTGATCAGAAAAGAAACTATTCCCGACAATACTCTTTCACGTTTGACGTTGAATGCTACAACTGATTTGAACGGAGAATTCCAAGCTTATAAGCGTAATTATGACTTGCCAATAGGCTATGTTGTTGATCGTAAAATTGTTAACTGGGAACCGCAGTCTGACTCGGCATTGGTCAATCAAAATAGTTTACTGAAAACAATGACCGGGATTGAAAGACCTGTATTGGTAGGGCAGAGGCTTACCGTTGAAAATAAAGATAATTACAAAGAAGAGGGATTAATTAACGGAATGGAAGGCTTAGCACTCAATCCGATCACTGCGGCCGGTTCCGGTAAAGTCAAGCTACACTTGAAGGCCGAGATGGCTGGTCAACTATATGTGTATGTTAATTCACCGGCTAAGGTAACGGTTGCGTGTGAACTTGCCAAGACGAAACAAGGGCAAAGCACAGTAATTAATCTGCCTCAGATATTAGACTTCGGTAACGTGGAAAAAGACGATAAAGTAACCATAACTTTGACTTCAGATGAAAAGAAAACGCAAAAAATCCAAATATGGGCAGCGGTTATGAATGAGGAAGCTTTAGCGGAAAACAACAGACAGCTGCAAGATTCAGGTCTTAAGGTCGTGTCTTACAAATCTAATCAAATTAAAGGAACTGTTGAAACTCTATCAAACGGGCAACTTTTCTTCGCCATTCCCTATGACAACAATTGGCAAGTTAAGCTAGACGGGCATATTCAGCCGGCTGTCAAGGCTGCTGGAGGTTTTTTGTCGGTGGCTGTGAACAGCGGAAAACACGAAGTCGAGCTAGAATACCTGCCTAGGAATTTCAATTACGGAGCAATTATCAGTGCTAGCTCAATTGTTATCTTACTCTTTGCCTCTATAATTTCGGCATCAATTAGAAAAAGGAGAGAAGAAGAGGAATAA
- a CDS encoding GNAT family N-acetyltransferase, whose translation MFNSVLLNGRSCLWRSNGGPESSNLKKSLNYDESLNQLAELECLCFSDFWPKNELAAMLDLPYSFAQIFYASTSGEKIVPIGYVIYWQVVDEVQLHRFGIHPELRGCGSGKVILADFCGQWCEILPGKSDTSSISLQTSTRSSSQSEANYTFNNFCSKITLEVRENNAPALAVYRAVGFEEVGRRPNYYHDTHEAAVLMDKCIFPHE comes from the coding sequence ATGTTTAATAGTGTTTTACTGAATGGGCGTTCATGTTTATGGCGATCGAACGGCGGCCCTGAAAGTTCAAACCTAAAAAAATCCTTGAATTATGATGAATCTTTAAACCAACTGGCTGAACTGGAGTGTTTATGCTTCAGTGATTTTTGGCCTAAAAACGAACTGGCAGCGATGCTCGATTTGCCATACAGTTTTGCACAGATTTTTTATGCATCAACTTCAGGAGAAAAAATAGTTCCTATCGGCTACGTAATTTATTGGCAAGTAGTTGATGAGGTGCAGTTACATCGCTTCGGTATTCATCCCGAGCTGCGAGGTTGTGGTTCAGGCAAAGTCATTTTGGCCGATTTTTGCGGACAATGGTGCGAAATATTGCCGGGTAAATCGGATACTTCATCTATAAGTTTACAGACAAGCACCCGGTCAAGTTCACAATCTGAAGCAAATTATACGTTTAATAATTTTTGCTCAAAAATTACTTTGGAAGTACGGGAAAATAACGCCCCAGCCCTTGCCGTTTACCGTGCAGTAGGCTTTGAGGAGGTTGGGCGACGACCTAATTATTATCATGATACACATGAAGCGGCTGTTTTAATGGACAAGTGCATTTTTCCGCACGAATAG
- a CDS encoding HPr family phosphocarrier protein, giving the protein MKSDKVVFSCQDEIHMKAIAVFIQKASHYTSRINIYRGDRRANAKSLLGVMSLGIENGVELKLTAEGYDEEEAIKELTAYLSQPNFN; this is encoded by the coding sequence ATGAAGTCGGACAAAGTTGTGTTCAGCTGTCAAGATGAAATCCATATGAAGGCTATTGCGGTATTTATCCAGAAAGCATCACACTATACGTCAAGAATCAATATTTACCGCGGCGATCGGCGTGCCAACGCTAAGAGCCTTTTGGGAGTGATGTCACTTGGCATCGAGAACGGAGTGGAACTTAAGCTCACAGCAGAGGGTTACGATGAAGAAGAAGCGATCAAAGAGTTAACCGCCTATTTGTCACAACCTAATTTCAATTGA